From Frateuria aurantia DSM 6220, one genomic window encodes:
- a CDS encoding type II toxin-antitoxin system HipA family toxin yields MARPRRHAPLRVYQNARSVGVLLKESSGAISFEYDASWLQRERNFPVSLSLPLQEAPYRGAVVSAVFDNLLPDSANLRRMVADKVGAEGVDAYSLLSKIGHDCVGSLQFVSDGAELPVVTEHISGERLDELAIERLLKSLKQAPLGLSRDEDFRISVAGAQEKTALLLYDGHWLKPHGLTPTTHIFKTRIGPVGNGLDLSDSVENEFYCLQLLEQLGLPVNRAQIMSFGGTTALVVERFDRRWHRGRLIRLPQEDCCQALSVPPTRKYQAEGGPSLVDLANLLKGSDSPANDHLTLFSAQLVFWLVGATDGHAKNFSLFLKPGGGYALTPLYDVLSAQPYLDRQQLQRKQYKLAMSVGERNHYRIHEVMPRHFIQTAKRSGVPDIVIRSAMESVAGRMELALDHLAACLPAGFPMELHDSIGAGIKLRLRRLIDFLGG; encoded by the coding sequence ATGGCTCGTCCTCGTCGTCACGCTCCCTTGAGGGTCTATCAGAATGCTCGTTCGGTAGGGGTATTGCTGAAGGAGTCCAGCGGGGCGATCAGTTTTGAATATGACGCCAGTTGGTTGCAACGTGAGCGCAATTTCCCGGTGTCCTTGTCACTGCCCTTGCAGGAAGCGCCTTACCGGGGTGCGGTCGTCAGTGCCGTTTTTGACAATTTGCTTCCCGACTCGGCGAATTTGCGCCGGATGGTGGCGGACAAGGTCGGTGCAGAGGGCGTTGATGCTTACAGTTTGCTGTCGAAAATCGGCCATGACTGTGTCGGCAGCCTGCAGTTTGTCAGTGATGGCGCCGAGCTGCCGGTTGTCACGGAACACATTTCGGGAGAGCGGCTGGATGAGTTGGCGATCGAGCGGCTGCTGAAATCATTGAAACAAGCGCCGCTGGGTTTGTCTCGTGATGAGGACTTTCGTATTTCCGTGGCTGGCGCACAGGAAAAAACGGCTTTGCTGCTGTACGACGGTCATTGGTTGAAGCCGCATGGCTTGACGCCGACCACGCATATTTTCAAGACCCGTATCGGTCCCGTTGGAAATGGTCTCGATCTTTCCGACAGCGTCGAAAACGAATTCTACTGTCTGCAGTTGCTGGAACAGCTGGGCTTGCCGGTGAATCGTGCCCAGATCATGAGCTTCGGTGGTACCACCGCCCTCGTGGTTGAGCGCTTTGACCGGCGCTGGCATCGGGGTCGCCTGATCCGGCTGCCGCAAGAAGACTGCTGTCAGGCTTTGTCGGTACCCCCGACACGTAAATATCAGGCCGAAGGCGGTCCATCTCTGGTGGATCTGGCCAACCTTCTGAAAGGCAGTGATTCACCGGCCAATGATCACCTGACCTTGTTCTCGGCACAACTGGTTTTCTGGCTTGTCGGTGCAACCGATGGCCATGCCAAGAACTTCAGTCTGTTCCTGAAGCCGGGAGGAGGCTATGCCCTGACGCCGTTATACGATGTGTTGAGCGCACAGCCTTATCTGGATAGGCAGCAACTGCAGAGAAAGCAATACAAACTGGCAATGTCGGTAGGTGAGCGCAATCATTATCGTATACATGAGGTGATGCCCAGACATTTTATACAGACGGCAAAACGTTCAGGCGTGCCGGATATTGTGATCAGATCGGCCATGGAGTCTGTGGCCGGTCGAATGGAGCTGGCACTGGATCATCTGGCTGCCTGCTTGCCGGCGGGCTTTCCGATGGAACTGCATGACTCGATCGGTGCTGGTATCAAGTTGCGTTTGCGGCGGCTGATTGATTTTCTGGGGGGGTGA
- a CDS encoding DUF465 domain-containing protein has translation MFENESAAGVQALLDADAEFRRLYHRHRRLDRQLHEADIGVLPLDATARAGLKREKLLLKQRLQMLWDRHRSAG, from the coding sequence ATGTTCGAAAACGAGTCCGCGGCCGGAGTGCAGGCCCTGCTCGACGCCGATGCTGAATTCCGGCGTCTGTACCATCGACATCGCCGGCTGGACCGTCAGTTGCACGAGGCGGACATCGGCGTGCTGCCGCTGGATGCCACGGCCCGTGCGGGCCTGAAGCGGGAAAAACTGCTTCTGAAACAGAGGCTTCAGATGCTTTGGGATCGGCATCGCTCCGCGGGCTGA
- a CDS encoding DUF4398 domain-containing protein, which yields MIKFGFPLSRPPGRMTPRLAAIMSALVLAGLSGCASLPPPDGLMNQAQMAIQSAQSAQAQDYDPVGLGFARDRFQQALDAMRDHKYEQAGRYADEARADADLARVKSQLAAVRAQIQAKTEANESLRQQIEQAESAATAAPAAPATDAGTTLEGDMPAPPESMLGPAPAGSVDASQNPGGPR from the coding sequence GTGATTAAGTTCGGTTTTCCCTTGTCGCGGCCACCCGGCCGAATGACGCCACGGCTTGCCGCGATCATGTCGGCGCTGGTCTTGGCCGGTCTCAGCGGATGCGCCAGCCTGCCACCTCCGGATGGGCTGATGAACCAGGCACAGATGGCGATCCAGTCCGCCCAGTCGGCGCAGGCCCAGGATTATGATCCGGTCGGTCTGGGCTTTGCCCGTGATCGATTCCAGCAGGCGCTGGATGCGATGCGCGATCACAAGTACGAGCAGGCCGGCCGTTACGCCGACGAGGCGCGTGCCGATGCGGATCTGGCGCGGGTGAAGTCGCAGCTTGCCGCCGTGCGCGCCCAGATCCAGGCCAAGACGGAGGCCAACGAAAGTCTGCGCCAACAGATCGAGCAGGCCGAGTCGGCGGCCACGGCCGCGCCAGCGGCACCGGCAACCGATGCAGGCACTACGCTGGAGGGCGATATGCCTGCCCCACCAGAATCCATGCTGGGACCGGCACCTGCCGGCTCGGTTGATGCCAGCCAGAATCCGGGAGGTCCGCGATGA
- a CDS encoding DOPA 4,5-dioxygenase family protein, whose translation MAAQVPGKADQPAPEGYQDSGRSPWGYDTWREATPAPPNVRPGEQSLPAKPRAYTDVKSYHAHVYFDEDNHAKAALLRQWVIERFEVELGDWNLEPRGPHVTPSFYFGFMPEQLAQIYPWLQLNSLGLTILIHPNTDDPRSDHLYYAGWINRSQPVNAYNWAKGKVVERQVEKIYPNIKPSKRLET comes from the coding sequence GTGGCAGCACAGGTACCGGGGAAGGCAGACCAGCCGGCCCCCGAGGGATATCAGGATTCGGGCCGCAGCCCCTGGGGTTACGACACCTGGCGGGAAGCGACCCCGGCGCCACCGAACGTTCGTCCAGGCGAGCAGTCGCTGCCCGCCAAGCCGCGGGCCTATACCGATGTGAAGAGCTATCACGCCCATGTCTACTTTGACGAAGACAATCATGCCAAGGCGGCCTTGCTGCGGCAGTGGGTCATCGAGCGCTTCGAGGTCGAGCTGGGCGACTGGAATCTGGAACCGCGCGGGCCGCACGTGACGCCTTCGTTCTATTTCGGTTTTATGCCGGAACAGCTGGCGCAGATCTATCCCTGGCTGCAGCTCAACAGTCTGGGGCTGACGATTCTGATCCACCCCAATACCGATGATCCGCGTTCGGACCACCTGTACTACGCCGGCTGGATCAACCGCAGCCAGCCGGTCAATGCCTACAACTGGGCCAAGGGCAAGGTGGTCGAGCGGCAGGTGGAGAAGATCTATCCCAATATCAAGCCGTCAAAACGGCTGGAAACGTGA
- a CDS encoding pyridoxal-phosphate dependent enzyme — protein sequence MKLYRNVLELIGSTPMVRSQRLDTGPCELFLKLESANPGGSIKDRIGLAMIEAAEQAGKLAPGATLVEGTAGNTGLGLALVAQQKGYHLILVVPDKMSREKIFNLKAMGAEVILTRSDVAKGHPEYYQDMAERIARETPGAYFINQFGNPDNPQAHIATTGPEIFQQLEGKVDAIVVGCGSSGTMTGLSRYFAEVSPQTEIVLADPVGSILAQYINEGVLSTKSGSWMVEGIGEDFLPSISDFSSVRKAYAISDRESFLAARELLAAEGILGGSSTGTLLAAALKYCREQTEPKRVVTLVCDTGNKYLSKMYNDYWMLDNGFIEREQHGDLRDLLMRPYQRRDTVVIGPQERLMTAYNRMKLYDVSQLPVMDGDQIVGILDESDVLMHVHADESRFRDTVEIAMVRHIDKLDVRAPIEDLLPVFEKGHVAIVVDGERFLGLITRIDLLNYLRRKVN from the coding sequence ATGAAGCTATACCGGAATGTTCTCGAGTTGATCGGCTCGACCCCGATGGTGCGCAGCCAGCGTCTGGACACGGGTCCCTGCGAGCTGTTCCTGAAACTGGAAAGCGCCAATCCCGGCGGCTCGATCAAGGACCGCATCGGTCTGGCCATGATCGAGGCAGCCGAGCAGGCCGGCAAGCTGGCCCCAGGCGCGACCCTGGTCGAAGGCACGGCCGGCAATACCGGCCTGGGTCTGGCCCTGGTCGCGCAGCAGAAAGGCTATCACCTGATCCTGGTGGTGCCGGACAAGATGAGCCGCGAGAAGATCTTCAATCTCAAGGCCATGGGCGCCGAAGTCATTCTGACCCGCTCGGACGTGGCCAAAGGACATCCCGAGTATTACCAGGACATGGCCGAGCGGATCGCCCGCGAGACCCCGGGCGCCTATTTCATCAACCAGTTCGGCAACCCCGACAACCCGCAGGCCCATATTGCCACCACCGGCCCCGAGATCTTCCAGCAACTGGAAGGCAAGGTCGACGCCATCGTGGTCGGCTGCGGCTCGTCAGGCACCATGACCGGGCTGTCGCGTTATTTTGCCGAGGTTTCGCCGCAGACCGAAATCGTGCTGGCCGACCCGGTCGGCTCGATCCTGGCCCAGTACATCAATGAAGGCGTGCTTTCGACCAAGTCCGGCAGCTGGATGGTGGAAGGCATCGGCGAGGATTTCCTGCCCTCGATCAGCGATTTTTCCAGCGTACGCAAGGCCTATGCCATTTCGGACCGCGAGAGCTTTCTTGCTGCCCGCGAGCTGCTGGCTGCCGAAGGCATCCTCGGCGGGTCTTCCACCGGTACCTTGCTGGCGGCGGCGCTGAAATATTGCCGTGAACAGACCGAGCCCAAGCGGGTGGTGACCCTGGTCTGCGACACCGGCAACAAGTATCTGTCGAAGATGTACAACGACTACTGGATGCTGGACAACGGTTTTATCGAGCGCGAACAGCATGGCGATCTGCGCGATCTGCTGATGCGTCCGTATCAGCGCCGCGACACCGTGGTCATCGGTCCGCAGGAACGGCTGATGACGGCCTACAACCGCATGAAGCTGTATGACGTCTCGCAGCTGCCGGTGATGGACGGCGACCAGATCGTCGGCATTCTGGACGAATCCGATGTGCTGATGCATGTCCATGCCGATGAAAGCCGGTTCCGCGACACGGTCGAGATCGCCATGGTCCGGCATATCGACAAGCTTGATGTCCGTGCGCCGATCGAGGATCTGCTGCCGGTGTTCGAGAAGGGCCATGTCGCCATCGTGGTCGATGGCGAGCGTTTCCTGGGCCTGATCACCCGGATCGATCTGCTGAATTATCTGCGCCGCAAAGTGAACTGA
- the glmS gene encoding glutamine--fructose-6-phosphate transaminase (isomerizing), which produces MCGIVAAAAQRDVAPLLIAGLKSLEYRGYDSSGLAVLEAGRIERVRAKGKVREMEALYLARPLPGGTGIAHTRWATHGVPSEANAHPHIAGKVAIVHNGIIENYAELREALIARGHQFHSETDTEVVAALIGEQVDQGRRLREAVMATVKQLDGAYAIAVISEDEPGHVVGARYGAPLLVGIGIGEHFLGSDAQALIKFTRQMMYLEEGDVVEISRDKVQIWDLQGVEVQRALHESELSSDAVERGEYRHYMQKEIFEQPKAVADTLESRLGPKGVLPNIFGIDSEALLGQVRQIHIVACGTSYHAGLVARYWLETHAGIAVSVEVASEFRYRDVVVPENTLLLAISQSGETADTLAAMRDSRRRGYLGTMVICNVAESSLVREADLKLMTRAGPEIGVASTKAFTTQLAALALLSLELARLRGMDQDVYLGLCAQLQHLPRAIEDSLKAEPQIQAIAEHIMHRQHALFLGRGEQYPVALEGSLKLKEVSYIHAEAYPAGELKHGPLALVDEHMPVIAVAPGGVLLDKLKSNLQEVRARGGELIVFADRTVNMDVQSARNLTVQIDGGGDFIAPAVFTVPLQLLAYHVAVLRGTDVDQPRNLAKSVTVE; this is translated from the coding sequence ATGTGTGGAATCGTTGCCGCCGCGGCCCAGCGTGATGTCGCTCCGCTGTTGATCGCCGGCCTGAAGTCGCTGGAATACCGTGGTTATGATTCATCCGGTCTGGCGGTGCTGGAGGCCGGCCGCATCGAACGGGTCCGGGCCAAAGGCAAGGTCCGCGAGATGGAAGCCTTGTATCTGGCCCGTCCGTTGCCGGGCGGCACCGGCATCGCGCATACCCGCTGGGCCACCCACGGCGTGCCCAGCGAGGCCAATGCCCACCCGCATATCGCCGGCAAGGTCGCGATCGTGCACAACGGCATCATCGAGAACTATGCCGAACTGCGTGAGGCCTTGATCGCCCGTGGCCACCAATTCCACTCCGAGACCGACACCGAGGTCGTCGCCGCCCTGATCGGCGAGCAGGTGGATCAGGGGCGCCGGCTGCGCGAGGCGGTGATGGCCACCGTCAAGCAGCTGGATGGTGCTTACGCCATTGCGGTGATCAGCGAGGACGAACCCGGCCATGTGGTCGGCGCCCGTTATGGTGCGCCCTTGCTGGTCGGCATCGGCATTGGCGAGCATTTCCTGGGGTCCGATGCCCAGGCTCTGATCAAGTTCACCCGCCAGATGATGTATCTGGAAGAGGGCGACGTGGTCGAGATCAGTCGGGACAAAGTCCAGATCTGGGACCTGCAGGGCGTCGAGGTCCAGCGGGCCCTGCACGAAAGCGAACTGTCCAGCGATGCCGTCGAGCGTGGCGAATACCGCCACTACATGCAGAAGGAGATCTTCGAGCAGCCCAAGGCGGTGGCCGATACCCTGGAATCGCGGCTGGGGCCCAAGGGCGTGCTGCCCAATATTTTCGGCATCGACAGCGAGGCCCTGCTGGGCCAGGTCCGGCAGATCCATATCGTGGCCTGCGGCACCAGCTATCACGCCGGACTGGTCGCCCGCTACTGGCTGGAAACCCATGCCGGCATCGCGGTCAGTGTCGAAGTGGCCAGTGAATTCCGCTATCGCGACGTGGTCGTGCCGGAAAACACCTTGCTGCTGGCCATTTCGCAGTCCGGTGAAACCGCCGATACCCTGGCGGCCATGCGCGACTCCCGGCGTCGTGGCTATCTCGGTACCATGGTGATCTGCAATGTAGCCGAATCATCCCTGGTGCGTGAGGCCGACCTGAAGCTGATGACGCGGGCCGGCCCGGAAATCGGGGTGGCTTCCACCAAGGCCTTCACCACCCAGCTGGCCGCGCTGGCCTTGCTGAGCCTGGAGCTGGCCCGGCTGCGCGGCATGGACCAGGACGTCTATCTGGGTCTGTGCGCCCAGTTGCAGCATCTGCCGCGGGCGATCGAGGATAGCCTGAAGGCCGAGCCGCAGATCCAGGCCATCGCCGAGCACATCATGCATCGTCAGCATGCCTTGTTCCTGGGCCGCGGCGAACAGTACCCGGTGGCGCTGGAAGGCTCGCTGAAGCTCAAGGAAGTCTCCTATATCCATGCCGAGGCCTATCCGGCGGGCGAGCTGAAGCATGGTCCGCTGGCCCTGGTCGACGAGCATATGCCGGTGATCGCGGTGGCGCCCGGCGGGGTATTGCTGGACAAGCTGAAGTCCAACCTGCAGGAAGTGCGGGCCCGCGGCGGCGAGCTGATCGTGTTTGCCGATCGCACCGTCAATATGGACGTCCAGTCGGCGCGCAACCTGACCGTGCAGATCGATGGCGGCGGCGACTTTATCGCCCCGGCGGTATTCACCGTGCCCCTGCAGCTGCTGGCCTACCATGTGGCCGTGCTGCGCGGCACCGATGTCGATCAGCCCCGCAATCTGGCCAAGTCGGTGACGGTGGAATAA
- a CDS encoding deoxyguanosinetriphosphate triphosphohydrolase, whose protein sequence is MMNWDQLLNTTRLGHRAAKQEPGRSPFNSDHDKVIFSGSFRRLARKTQVHPLATNDHVHNRLTHSLEVACVGRTLGMRVGEKLISEQRIHPSFSPTDLGDIVQTACLAHDIGNPPFGHTGEEAIRHWFTHDAGSELIARLDIEEACDLRHFEGNAQGFRVLTTSEYHAYDDGMRLTYASLGSFVKYPWMSLAAVDGERPKRNKYGVYRAEQALFEEVAQATGLLQRGPQWYCRHPLVHLMEIADDFCYALLDLEDGIEMGILDWEEVFSLLEPVLDTSRIQELKQDMHRLRPGRRPPLIRGKVISEFVDAAAEAFIRNETAILAGEHDELLGLCDQRVRDCVIAAKELAKQKVFQHPRKIEMEIGAYNTIATVLDVSCHAALNYIHDNDMSDYKSRRVIDLIGKDSFGPAARPSDDQPWSRDYLTLMRALDFVSGMTDNYAMHLARQFKGFGSMT, encoded by the coding sequence ATGATGAATTGGGACCAGCTCTTGAATACCACCCGGCTCGGCCACCGTGCCGCCAAACAGGAGCCGGGCCGGTCGCCCTTCAATTCAGACCATGACAAGGTGATCTTCTCCGGGTCTTTCCGCCGGCTGGCCCGCAAGACCCAGGTCCATCCGCTGGCCACCAACGACCACGTCCACAACCGGCTGACCCACAGCCTGGAAGTGGCCTGCGTCGGCCGTACCCTGGGCATGCGGGTCGGCGAGAAGCTGATCAGCGAACAGCGCATCCATCCATCCTTTTCACCCACCGACCTGGGTGACATCGTGCAGACGGCCTGCCTGGCCCACGACATCGGCAACCCGCCCTTCGGACACACCGGTGAAGAGGCCATCCGACACTGGTTCACCCATGATGCCGGCAGCGAGCTGATCGCCCGGCTCGATATCGAGGAGGCCTGCGATCTGCGCCATTTCGAGGGCAATGCCCAGGGCTTTCGGGTGCTGACCACCTCGGAATACCACGCCTACGATGACGGCATGCGCTTGACCTATGCCTCGCTGGGCAGCTTTGTCAAATACCCCTGGATGTCGCTGGCCGCTGTAGACGGCGAACGCCCCAAGCGCAACAAATACGGTGTCTACCGCGCCGAGCAGGCCTTGTTCGAGGAAGTAGCCCAGGCCACCGGCCTGCTGCAACGCGGACCGCAATGGTATTGCCGCCATCCGCTGGTGCATCTGATGGAGATCGCCGACGATTTCTGCTATGCCCTGCTGGATCTGGAAGACGGCATCGAGATGGGCATTCTGGACTGGGAAGAAGTCTTCAGCCTGCTGGAGCCGGTGCTGGATACGTCCCGGATCCAGGAGCTGAAGCAGGACATGCACCGCTTGCGTCCCGGCCGGCGACCGCCACTGATCCGCGGCAAGGTGATCTCCGAATTCGTCGATGCCGCCGCCGAAGCCTTTATCAGAAACGAGACGGCGATCCTGGCCGGCGAACACGACGAGCTGCTGGGTCTGTGCGATCAGCGGGTCCGCGACTGCGTGATCGCCGCCAAGGAACTGGCCAAGCAGAAGGTGTTCCAGCATCCGCGCAAGATCGAAATGGAAATCGGCGCCTACAACACCATCGCCACCGTGCTGGATGTCAGCTGCCACGCGGCACTGAACTATATCCATGACAACGACATGTCCGACTACAAATCACGCCGGGTCATCGACCTGATCGGCAAGGACAGCTTCGGCCCCGCCGCCCGGCCGAGCGATGATCAGCCTTGGTCGCGGGACTATCTGACCCTGATGCGGGCCCTGGATTTCGTCAGCGGCATGACCGACAACTACGCCATGCATCTGGCCCGCCAGTTCAAAGGTTTCGGCTCGATGACTTGA
- a CDS encoding helix-turn-helix transcriptional regulator, producing MPSLARTPLQMGTLIRRRRKQLHWSQTVLASKAGLRQETVSLIENGHAAVRLDTLLDLLAALDLQLQVETRSHDYDIEDLIG from the coding sequence GTGCCCAGCCTCGCTCGAACCCCGCTGCAAATGGGGACCTTGATCCGGCGCCGCCGCAAACAGTTGCACTGGAGCCAGACGGTACTTGCCAGCAAGGCCGGCCTGCGCCAGGAAACCGTGTCCTTGATCGAGAACGGCCATGCCGCGGTGCGGCTCGATACGCTGCTGGATCTGCTCGCCGCACTGGATCTGCAGCTGCAGGTCGAGACACGCAGCCATGACTACGATATTGAGGATCTGATCGGCTGA